Part of the Pleurocapsa minor HA4230-MV1 genome, GCGACGGTAAGCGAACAACCCCCAGATATTCTCTGGTTTGTGGCACAAATTGCAGGCAAGCTAAATCAGTTAGGCGCATTGTTACCTTTAGATGATTGGCTGGATAATTCAGCGATTAAAGCAGAAATTGATCCCGCGATGTTTGCCTCCATGCAGCTAGACAATCAGATCTTATCTGTTCCCTTCGCTACCAATAATGCTGCGGTGTTTTATCGTCCCAGTTTATTTGAACAGGCAGGAATAACCACGCTGCCTAAAACCTGGTCAGAATTACAACAGGTAGCCAAAAAGTTGACTCAAGATCCTAATCGGGATAAGCGCCTGGATCAACATGGTATGTTCTTGTCTTTAGGTAAGGAAGAATGGACTGTTTTTACTTGGCTACCCTTTATCTATAGTGCGGGAGGAGATCTATTAGCCCAGGGAAAGCCGAATTTAGTTAACGATGGAGCGATCGCTGCTTTACAATTTGGTGCAGACTTAGTACAAGCTGGGGTAGCCGTTTTGTCTCCACCAGAAAGAGGTTATGAAATCGATAACTTCATTGCTGGTAAAGTGGCAATGCAGATTACAGGCCCTTGGACTTTAGCTCAGCTAAAATTGGCTAATATTGACTATGGTGCTTTTGCTATACCCATTGCCAAACAACCTGCTACGGTAATTGGTGGAGAAAACTTATTTGTCTTTAAAACTACTCCCAAAAGAGAGCAAGCTAGTCTGAGGTTTCTTGAATATATCTTGAGCGAAGAGTTTCAGACTACTTGGGCCTTAAAGACAGGATACCTCCCTGTCAATACTAAATCGCAACAGAGTAAAGCTTATCAAAACTTTGTAGCGGAAAATCCAGTAATTAAAGTGTTTTTAGATCAGATGCAGTGGGCAAAATCTCGTCCTATAATTCCTCAATACAATCGCCTGTCAGAAAACTTAGGTAGGGCAATTGAGGCTAGTTTGTTAGGTAAACAGACTCCTGAAGCAGCGTTAAGGCGATCGCAACAGCGTTTAGAATTAGTTTTTAGCAATTAATTATTTAACTACAAATTAAACTAAATTTCTAGCAGGCGATTCGCCTTTATTTTTTATAAATAGAGTCTTCCCAAAGTTCGCTTCCTCTAGCTTTAACTTTTTGACTATAAATTGCTTCTGGGTCTTGCTCTTTTAATTCAGCTAAGATAGGTTTAACCAACCTAATGACATTTTTCCAAGTCAAATCTTTTTCTGGTAAATAATCAGCTAACTCTTGTAAAGCGGCTTTAGCTTCTTTAATACTTTTATCAATTTCTGACTCATTTTCTGATAGCAAAGGAGTAGAACTACGAAGTAAATCTTGTTGAACTGCTGCCAATCCTTTACGTACTTCTTGAGTAATTTTTACACTATGTTCTGAGCGTCCTTTAAGCTTTTGTTTATTAAACCCCTGTTGTGATGAAGCATATAAGGCAGGTAATCTATTAAGAGCATAAGTAGCTACTTCAATCGGATTAATAAACTTTTTAATATTGCTAGGAAGGCGAACTAGTTGTCGCTCAATTTCATCAGCAACTAACATTTCCATCACATTACGGTGAATATAATCATTTTCTGACTGGCTATTTTTCATTTAATCAACTTTGCTTATGCTTATAAATGATCACTGAGCAGCTCGGATTTAAAATCTTTGATCTTGCTTTCTCCATATATACACAGATAACCACAATTGCCCAGAGAATACCACCGTAAAATAGCTTAAATTTACCCTAAGTTTATCTAAACAAAGCTCAAATATTGTGTTTCTTCATAGAAAACTCAAATATAATCAGCAAAAAAAACAATTGAGCAACTCAGTAAATTTATTGACAGCAGTTTTCGCCCTTGATAGATTACGCTGTTTGTCAATACCAACTCTCTATGAAAATGCACTAAATGAAATTTAATTCTTTGTTTCTCTGCGTCTTTGCGTCTTTGCGACGCGAAGCTAGTGCTAAAGCATACCGCTTCGCATATCCTTTAGGGCGCGAGATTTATAATCAAAATATTAAGTGCAACTTTAAGGAGAAATGGTATAACTAGCTTTTAGTTTTTTAAAGTTCAACAACATCAAGGCTAGATCCTTTAGCAATGTCTAAGATTCTTTTTGCCTGCGCTGCTGAATTAGGTCGATCGCTAAATCAACTTTTTCGGGGAAGATTACCACCAAACTATCTTTTGGTGCTTGGTTTAAAGCTGTATTAATTGCCTCAATTTCATTAAGAATAATTTCGTGATTTTTGTCTGGACTGATCTGATAGACTCCCTTTTTAATCAGATCGGCAACTTCTCCAGACTCTCTCCCCCTGAAATCTTGGTCTTCTTTAATAATGATTTGATCGAAAATTTCAGCAGCAATATTACCTAGTAAAATAAGATCTTCATTACGGCGATCGCCTGGACCCCCAACTACACCGATTTTGCTCCCTTGCCAGTTACGGACAAAATCGCCTACCGCTTTAAATCCATGAGGGTTATGGGCATAATCGATTAGTACCTGATAATCCTCGATTTCAAACAGATTCATTCTACCTGGGGTTTGCTCTGCCGACATTTGAAAAGTGCGTACTCCCTGACGGATCAGCTCGATATCAACTCCTTGAGCAAAGGTAGCTAAGCAGCTAGCTAAAGCATTAGCAATCATAAAGGGAGCTTTCCCGCCCATGGTCATGGGAATATTAATCGCTTTCTCAATCCTGAGTGTCCATTTACCTTCTAAAATTGCCAGATAGCCGTGTTCGTAGACTGCCGCTAATCCATTACGACGAGAATGTTCGATAATAATCGGATTATCGGGATTCATCGAGAAATATGCCACGTTACAGTTAAGCTTGTCCGCCATTGCTGCTACCAAAGGATCGTCGGCATTCAAAATTGCATAACCGTCCGCCTTAACTGTCTCTGCAACCACTGCTTTGACTTTTGCCATTTGTTCAATAGTGTCGATGCCACCTAAACCAAGATGGTCAGCCGCTACGTTTAAAACTACGCCCACATCACAGCTATCAAAAGCCAAGCCTGAACGCAAAATACCACCTCTAGCTGTCTCTAAAACGGCAACTTCTACAGTTGGATCTTTAAGAATTGCGCCAGCACTATAAGGCCCAGTGTTGTCGCCCTGTTCGACTAAATATTCTTGGATATAAATACCATCAGTAGCAGTAAAGCCAACAACTTTATCAGTTTGACGATAAATATGAGCAGTTAACCTAGTAGTAGTAGTTTTACCATTAGTTCCCGTAATCGCCACGATAGGGATTCGACTGGGAGTTTGCTCGGGAAACAGCATTTCCAATACCGATGCACCGATATTACGAGGCAGCCCATAACTAGGGGCAGCGTGCATTCTAAAACCAGGAGCAGCATTAACTTCAACAACTACTCCTTTTGTTTCATTAAGAGGCTTACTGATATCTGAAGTAACAATATCAATTCCAGCAATATCTAAGCCGATGATCTTGGCTACTCTCTCGGCTAGCCAGATATTTTGCGGGTGAATTTCATCAGTGCGATCGATCGCAACTCCGCCAGTACTTAAATTAGCCGTAGCGCGCAAATAAACAACTTCTTGAGCAGGCAAAACCGAATCGAGATCGTAACCCTGCTTTTTTAAGACCGCCAAAGATGTTTGATCGACAGTAATTTTAGTCAGCACATTATCATGCCCGTTACCTCTTCTAGAGTCTTGGTTAGTCAGATCGATTAACTGCCTAATTGTATCCTGACCATTACCCGTAACGTGAGCAGGGACTCTTTCGGCTACCGCTACCACCTTCCCGTCAATCACCAATACCCGATGGTCGTTGCCCTGATAGTATTGCTCGACAATCACCGAGCGAGTTTTAGAAGCATTACTCGCCAAATCGTAAGCTAATTCTGCTTCCTCTACATCATTAATATTGATAGTAATACCGCGACCGTGGTTGCCATCCAAAGGCTTAATCACGATCGGATAACCTCCCACATCAGCGATCGCCTGTTCTAATTCATCTAAATACTCAATTACCGTTCCTTTAGGTACAGGTACTCCTGCATTGCCCAAAATATTTTTTGTACCTTCCTTATCGCAGGCAAGCTCTACCGCCAGAATACTAGTATTATTGCTCAAGGTAGCCTGAATTCGCTTTTGTCTCGCCCCATAACCAAGCTGTAACATCGCCCGCGCACTTAGCCACATCCAGGGAATTTTTCGTGCCTCGGCTTCTTTGATGATTGTCTCAGTAGATGGCCCCAAAGCAGTACTAGCATGAAGCTCTTGGAGATCTCGCAAATCCTTCTCAAGCTCAGCCGAAGAATAAGTGCCTGTTTCCACAATTGACTGACATAATCTCACTGCGGCTCTACCTGCGTAACGTCCTGCCTGTTCTTCGATATATTCAAAAGCGACGTTAAACACTCCTGGAGTTGAGGTTTCTCTGGTACGACCAAAACCTACGGGCATTCCTGCCAACTCTTGCAGCTCTAGAGCAATGTGTTCAACAATATGACCCATTAAAGTGCCTTCTTTAATTCTTTCGAGAAAACCACCACGATGTCCACGAGAGCAGTGATGTTCAATCAAGCTAGGTAATACCTGAATTATACCCTCATAAAACCCTGGAATCTCATTCGACGTTTTTTCAGTCAACTCTTCCAAAGCTAGCTGCATCACAATCAACTTATTGCGCCGAATACTCCAGTAATTAGGGCCCCGTAGGGTCTGAGTTTGTAAAATTCTCATGATGTTTGCTGTTATGTGCTTTGGGGCAGCTTAGAGAGGAAATCAAATAGTTAGCTTATCATCTCTTTTCAACCGACAACCAAACTGTTCTCGATGAACAATTTAATTACCACTTTACAGGTATCTAATGCCTGTGATGTAAGCTAATTAATGTAGAGGAAGATGACGCTGTAGATCATAGCGATCGCCGTAACCTAAAATATGCAGTTTAAGATTGTGTAGGCTCAGAGGCTGATTGCCAATAGCTTGTTCTTGGTTCGAGTAAGACATTGTTCTGGCATCGACAATAGTTACCGCACCCTTGCCTATTACTTGAATCATGCCGTCACTTTCAAACATGGCACAGGTATCTTCATCAATTCCAACACCTAGCAGTTCAGGATGAGCGGAAACTGCACTCAATAACCGAGCTAAACGATTACGATTATAAAAGTGCTGGTCTACCAAAACTCCAGGAATGATATTAAGACCTTTAGCCATATCTACTAAGGCACGATTAGGACATTCAGCACTACTACCACCAGAAATCATGTGCTGACCCATAATGGCTGCTCCTGCACTAGTTCCTGCTAGACTCATTTTACGCTGTTGCGCCCTGGCGACAATTCGATTCATTAAGGGGGTGTCGGCGAGTAAACCACAAAGACGCAGTTGATCGCCACCTGTCAGAAAAATTCCCGTACAGTTTTCCACAAAACTAAGATGATCTGTATCCTCTGCACCTGGGCGATCGCGTATATCTAAAACTTTGATTTCTTTTGCACCCATATCGTCGAAGAGTCGATAGTATCTCTCCCCAATCAAAGCAGGTTCTCGTGAAGCACAGGGGACAATTCCAATCAGGGCATCTGTTCCTCCTGAACGCTGAAAGAAAGTTTGCAGTATTTCTTTACCATGTACTTTATCTTCCGCCCCACCAATAACTAAAATAGCATTTTTGGTAGATTGAGAATATAAGCTGGTGTAATATTCAACTTCGGTGTTAATCATAATTGGATTGACGGACAAGAGATATATCTCTGAGACTGAGATGATCGTAAAGGCGATCATCACGTAACTACTGTGTCAAAGACTACTTAAATTTCAGATTAAATTTCAGAGCCAAGCAGACTTATACTTATATATTCTGAATAATATTGGTGAACTTTTAATTGTGCGTTTTGATATTATCACTCTTTTCCCCGACTTTTTTGTCTCTCCCCTTAGATGTAGTTTACTAGGTAAAGCGATCGCCAAGAAAATTGCCACCGTAAATTTAGTTAACCCCCGCGACTTTACCACGGACAAACACCGTAAGGTAGATGACATTACCTATGGTGGAGGAGTAGGTATGCTGCTTAAACCAGAACCGATATTTGCTGCGGTAGAATCTTTGCCTATTTTGCCCCAGCGAGAAATTATTTTAGTTACTCCTCAAGGAGAACCTCTTAATCAACCTTTACTTAAAAATCTCGCCACTAATTATCAACAGCTAGTAATTATTTGCGGTCATTATGAAGGAGTAGATGAGCGAATCAGACAGCACTTAGTCACCAAAGAGATCTCTTTAGGAGATTTTGTCTTGACCTGTGGCGAAATCCCAGCTCTTACCCTGATTAACGGCGTCACCAGACTTTTACCAGGAACAGTAGGGAAAGAGGAATCTTTGAAGACAGAGAGCTTTGAAACTGAATTATTAGACTATCCTCAATATACCAGACCTGCCGAATATCGTGGCTGGCAAGTGCCAGAAGTATTACGCTCAGGAAATCACAAGTTAATTGACGAGTGGCGTAGAGCAGAACAGATTAAACGGACAAGCGATCGCCGTCCTGATTTGTGGGCGAAATGGCAGTCTTTGATTAATAATGAAACCGACAAGAGATAATAGTTAGATAGCGATCGCTGACTGCATACACAAGACGATTTGTATCGTCTATGCGACGTGACCACAATCCTGATAAATTTTCTTTTAGAGGTTCAGGCTTACCAATCCCTATAAAGGGAGTACTTTTTGTAGCTTTAATTAGTTTGTTAATTCTCTTTAGCGTTTTTTTATCCTGACTCTGCCAGTAAACATAACTATCCCAGGCTTCATCAGTCCAGGCTAAAATCCGACTACTCATCCAACAAATCTTTTTCCGTCACTTGTCCTTGTTCATATTGGGCGATCGATCTGATTAAATGAGCAGCATTTGCTGGAGATTTGAGTAAATGGACTGTTTCCAGCAAACTATTAAAATAGTCCAGGGACATAACCACGACATCATCAGCATTTCGCCTAGTGATTACGGTATAGTCTGCATCTTCAATTACTCGATCTAAAATCTTT contains:
- a CDS encoding type II toxin-antitoxin system prevent-host-death family antitoxin; amino-acid sequence: MKIVTFTEARNKLKKILDRVIEDADYTVITRRNADDVVVMSLDYFNSLLETVHLLKSPANAAHLIRSIAQYEQGQVTEKDLLDE
- a CDS encoding late competence development ComFB family protein, which encodes MKNSQSENDYIHRNVMEMLVADEIERQLVRLPSNIKKFINPIEVATYALNRLPALYASSQQGFNKQKLKGRSEHSVKITQEVRKGLAAVQQDLLRSSTPLLSENESEIDKSIKEAKAALQELADYLPEKDLTWKNVIRLVKPILAELKEQDPEAIYSQKVKARGSELWEDSIYKK
- a CDS encoding ABC transporter substrate-binding protein — encoded protein: MLIIANFKLWQKRNQFNHCSVRASLISLLLCLLLLLNGCSDQRQISKPEVTKITFWHGINPPENRDIFQELVNKFNQNNPDLEVEALYIGQPDTQLPKILAATVSEQPPDILWFVAQIAGKLNQLGALLPLDDWLDNSAIKAEIDPAMFASMQLDNQILSVPFATNNAAVFYRPSLFEQAGITTLPKTWSELQQVAKKLTQDPNRDKRLDQHGMFLSLGKEEWTVFTWLPFIYSAGGDLLAQGKPNLVNDGAIAALQFGADLVQAGVAVLSPPERGYEIDNFIAGKVAMQITGPWTLAQLKLANIDYGAFAIPIAKQPATVIGGENLFVFKTTPKREQASLRFLEYILSEEFQTTWALKTGYLPVNTKSQQSKAYQNFVAENPVIKVFLDQMQWAKSRPIIPQYNRLSENLGRAIEASLLGKQTPEAALRRSQQRLELVFSN
- the trmD gene encoding tRNA (guanosine(37)-N1)-methyltransferase TrmD; translated protein: MRFDIITLFPDFFVSPLRCSLLGKAIAKKIATVNLVNPRDFTTDKHRKVDDITYGGGVGMLLKPEPIFAAVESLPILPQREIILVTPQGEPLNQPLLKNLATNYQQLVIICGHYEGVDERIRQHLVTKEISLGDFVLTCGEIPALTLINGVTRLLPGTVGKEESLKTESFETELLDYPQYTRPAEYRGWQVPEVLRSGNHKLIDEWRRAEQIKRTSDRRPDLWAKWQSLINNETDKR
- the cphA gene encoding cyanophycin synthetase; protein product: MRILQTQTLRGPNYWSIRRNKLIVMQLALEELTEKTSNEIPGFYEGIIQVLPSLIEHHCSRGHRGGFLERIKEGTLMGHIVEHIALELQELAGMPVGFGRTRETSTPGVFNVAFEYIEEQAGRYAGRAAVRLCQSIVETGTYSSAELEKDLRDLQELHASTALGPSTETIIKEAEARKIPWMWLSARAMLQLGYGARQKRIQATLSNNTSILAVELACDKEGTKNILGNAGVPVPKGTVIEYLDELEQAIADVGGYPIVIKPLDGNHGRGITININDVEEAELAYDLASNASKTRSVIVEQYYQGNDHRVLVIDGKVVAVAERVPAHVTGNGQDTIRQLIDLTNQDSRRGNGHDNVLTKITVDQTSLAVLKKQGYDLDSVLPAQEVVYLRATANLSTGGVAIDRTDEIHPQNIWLAERVAKIIGLDIAGIDIVTSDISKPLNETKGVVVEVNAAPGFRMHAAPSYGLPRNIGASVLEMLFPEQTPSRIPIVAITGTNGKTTTTRLTAHIYRQTDKVVGFTATDGIYIQEYLVEQGDNTGPYSAGAILKDPTVEVAVLETARGGILRSGLAFDSCDVGVVLNVAADHLGLGGIDTIEQMAKVKAVVAETVKADGYAILNADDPLVAAMADKLNCNVAYFSMNPDNPIIIEHSRRNGLAAVYEHGYLAILEGKWTLRIEKAINIPMTMGGKAPFMIANALASCLATFAQGVDIELIRQGVRTFQMSAEQTPGRMNLFEIEDYQVLIDYAHNPHGFKAVGDFVRNWQGSKIGVVGGPGDRRNEDLILLGNIAAEIFDQIIIKEDQDFRGRESGEVADLIKKGVYQISPDKNHEIILNEIEAINTALNQAPKDSLVVIFPEKVDLAIDLIQQRRQKES
- a CDS encoding cyanophycinase encodes the protein MINTEVEYYTSLYSQSTKNAILVIGGAEDKVHGKEILQTFFQRSGGTDALIGIVPCASREPALIGERYYRLFDDMGAKEIKVLDIRDRPGAEDTDHLSFVENCTGIFLTGGDQLRLCGLLADTPLMNRIVARAQQRKMSLAGTSAGAAIMGQHMISGGSSAECPNRALVDMAKGLNIIPGVLVDQHFYNRNRLARLLSAVSAHPELLGVGIDEDTCAMFESDGMIQVIGKGAVTIVDARTMSYSNQEQAIGNQPLSLHNLKLHILGYGDRYDLQRHLPLH
- a CDS encoding Txe/YoeB family addiction module toxin, with the translated sequence MSSRILAWTDEAWDSYVYWQSQDKKTLKRINKLIKATKSTPFIGIGKPEPLKENLSGLWSRRIDDTNRLVYAVSDRYLTIISCRFHY